GGTCGATCCGCTCCGGCGAGAACGCCAGGAAGAAGTCCCGACCCACGCGAAGTCCACTCCGCTCTAACGTGGGAAGCAGCAACTCCTCCGTCGTCCCCGGATACGTGGTGGACTCCAACACCACCAGCATATCGGGATGCAAGTGCGCCGCGATGCCCTCCGCCGCCGCCAGCACGTAGCGGATGTCGGGATCCCGACTCTTGTTGAGCGGCGTGGGCACGCAGATCAGGGCCGCCTCCGCATCGGCCAGCGCGCCGTAGTCCGTCGTTGCATCCAGGCGGGCGTCCTCCCCACGGACGGCACGGGCCAGCTCCGCGGAGGGAACATCTCGGATGTACGACACCCCCCGCCGGATCGACTCCACCCGGGTGGCGTCCGTATCGATGCCCACCACCCGATAGCCGACCTCAACGAAGGCCATCGCCAACGGCAGCCCCACGTACCCCAGGCCCACGATGGCCACCGTCGCCTGGCGCGCCCGAAAACGCTCCATCAGGCGAAGAGCGGATTCGGGGAGCTCCGCTTCCGCTCCCACCCGCTCAGGGCCCTCCCCTTCCAACAAGCCCTCCATCACGCCCTCCGCCTCCGGGTTCTATTCCCGCCCGTCCGGCCGCTGGACCGCCTGATGATCCACATCCCGATCCTGATCCATCTCATGGGCAAGCCAATCCCGCACCCGGATCAGGGTCTCGTCCAGGGAGATGGTCGGGCGCCAGCCCAACAGGTCCTGTATCCGACGGGTGTCCGGGACCCGCCGGCGCATATCCTCAAACCCGGGCGCGTAAGCCTGATCGTATGGCACGTACACGATCGGCGAATCGCTCCCGGTGACCTCCTTCACCCGCCGCGCCAGCTCCTCGATCGTCACCTCCTCCGTGCTCCCCACATTGAACACGCGCCCCATGGCCTCGGGATGGGCGATCAACCCCTGGATGGCCCTCACCGTGTCCAGCACGTCGCAGAAGCAGCGGCTCTGTTGCCCGTCGCCGTAGACGGTGATGGGCTCCCCGCGCAGGGCCTGCCCCACGAAACGCGGCACGACCATCCCATATCGTCCCGTCTGGCGCGGCCCCACGGTGTTGAACAGTCGGGCGATCACAACCGGCAATCCGTGCTCCCGATGATACGCCAGCCCCAGGAACTCGTCCACCATCTTGGAGGCGGCGTAGGACCACCGGCTGCGAGAGGTCGGCCCCAGCACCACGTCGTCGTCCTCCCGGAAGGGGACCCGAATCCCCTTCCCGTACACCTCGGACGTCGACGCGAGCAACACGGGCACCCGATAGCGCGCGGCCGCCTTCAGCACCGCCTCCGTCCCCATCGCGTTCGCCTCGATGGTGTAAGTGGGGTGGCGCACGATCAGGTCGACACCTACGGCCGCCGCCAGATGGCAGATGGCATCGCACTCGCTGACCAGGCGATCCAGGACGATCT
The DNA window shown above is from Chloroflexota bacterium and carries:
- a CDS encoding NAD-dependent epimerase/dehydratase family protein, producing the protein IVLDRLVSECDAICHLAAAVGVDLIVRHPTYTIEANAMGTEAVLKAAARYRVPVLLASTSEVYGKGIRVPFREDDDVVLGPTSRSRWSYAASKMVDEFLGLAYHREHGLPVVIARLFNTVGPRQTGRYGMVVPRFVGQALRGEPITVYGDGQQSRCFCDVLDTVRAIQGLIAHPEAMGRVFNVGSTEEVTIEELARRVKEVTGSDSPIVYVPYDQAYAPGFEDMRRRVPDTRRIQDLLGWRPTISLDETLIRVRDWLAHEMDQDRDVDHQAVQRPDGRE